In Rhizobium glycinendophyticum, a single window of DNA contains:
- a CDS encoding bifunctional enoyl-CoA hydratase/phosphate acetyltransferase: MEDESDMERPVLTNRTFDELKLGDAASLTRTIGPDDIELFAALSGDSNPVPLGQSLIPAGMISAVLDTRLPGPGTVYLGQDLEFWKEIATGDRITATVTLMKKESDGRTLVFDTRCVNQNGEPVLAGKARVRAPTERISWSENLPPDVSLQRHDRFDAIVAEARSLPMVKTALAHPCSSEAIEAAVEIRDEGLLEPILIGPEAKIRAAAEKAGISIAGLEILHTEHSHAAAALAVELAVAGKVGSVMKGSLHSDELLGAVVGSGSGLRTERRVSHVYVMDVPAYSKLLIVTDAAINIAPTLEHKRDICQNAIDLMHMLGVPEPKVAVLAAVETVNDKMPATLEAAALTVMAARGQIRGARVDGPLAFDNAISMEAARTKGIISPVAGDADILLVPDLEAGNMLAKQLLYFANADAAGLVLGARVPVILTSRSDSLRVRIASAALAKLVAAKKAASLGPLA, translated from the coding sequence ATGGAAGACGAAAGCGACATGGAAAGACCCGTTCTCACCAACCGTACCTTTGACGAACTGAAGCTTGGCGATGCGGCGAGCCTCACCCGCACCATCGGCCCGGACGATATTGAACTCTTCGCCGCCCTCTCCGGCGACAGCAATCCGGTGCCGCTCGGCCAGTCGCTGATCCCGGCGGGCATGATCTCGGCCGTGCTCGACACCCGCCTGCCCGGCCCCGGCACGGTTTACCTCGGCCAGGATCTGGAATTCTGGAAGGAGATCGCAACCGGCGACCGGATCACCGCGACGGTGACGCTGATGAAGAAAGAAAGCGACGGCCGCACGCTGGTCTTCGACACGCGGTGTGTGAACCAGAATGGCGAGCCGGTGCTGGCCGGCAAGGCCCGTGTGCGGGCACCCACCGAGCGCATCAGCTGGTCGGAAAACCTGCCCCCTGATGTTTCCCTGCAGCGCCATGACCGCTTCGATGCCATCGTCGCTGAGGCCCGCAGCCTGCCGATGGTCAAGACCGCCCTTGCCCACCCCTGCTCGTCGGAAGCGATTGAAGCCGCTGTCGAAATTCGCGACGAAGGTCTGCTTGAGCCGATCCTGATCGGCCCCGAGGCAAAGATTCGCGCGGCTGCCGAAAAGGCCGGCATCTCCATCGCTGGGCTTGAAATCCTACACACCGAACACAGCCATGCAGCGGCGGCCCTTGCCGTCGAACTCGCGGTTGCCGGCAAGGTCGGCTCCGTGATGAAGGGCAGCCTGCACTCGGACGAACTGCTGGGTGCCGTCGTCGGCAGCGGCTCGGGCCTTCGCACCGAACGCCGCGTCAGCCATGTTTATGTCATGGACGTGCCGGCCTATTCGAAACTCCTGATCGTGACCGATGCCGCCATCAACATCGCTCCCACCCTCGAACACAAGCGCGACATCTGCCAGAACGCGATCGACCTGATGCACATGCTCGGCGTACCTGAGCCCAAGGTCGCGGTGCTTGCGGCCGTCGAGACGGTCAATGACAAGATGCCGGCGACGCTGGAAGCGGCAGCTCTGACCGTCATGGCGGCCCGTGGCCAGATCCGGGGTGCCAGGGTCGACGGCCCGCTCGCCTTCGACAACGCGATCAGCATGGAGGCCGCCCGCACCAAGGGCATCATCTCCCCCGTGGCCGGCGATGCCGATATCCTGCTGGTGCCGGATCTGGAAGCCGGCAACATGCTCGCCAAGCAACTGCTCTATTTCGCCAATGCCGATGCCGCAGGCCTCGTTCTCGGCGCCCGTGTGCCTGTGATCCTCACCAGCCGTTCGGACAGCCTGCGTGTGCGCATTGCCTCGGCCGCGCTTGCCAAACTCGTCGCCGCCAAAAAGGCCGCATCCCTGGGACCTCTGGCATGA
- a CDS encoding acetate/propionate family kinase, translating to MSQKLLLTFNAGSSTVKIGIFDREAGFARRIGKGVIDFRAEPLTFHLIEGPAIFDVPLVAKTDDLLHDVLEEVFDWLAEHYDLNAVSAVGHRVVHGGDLFDDAVKVDEESLAGIESLVTLAPLHQPQNLRLIRAIAELKPGLPQTASFDTAFHRTQPDVVRRFAIPRDWFDKGVKRYGFHGLSYTYIARALKTLEPETAGGRAIVAHLGSGASLCALDHGVSRDTSMGFSTIDGVPMATRSGAIDPGVFFHLVEAHGLSVKAVEDMIYKQSGLLGLSGISADSRVLLETPSKEACEALDVFTFRIAGEVARLAASLGGLETLVFTAGIGENQPAIRRSVVERLRFLGTLLDSDKNDRNDAVISPEECRVKVRVIATDEEQVIADDCLRLVG from the coding sequence ATGAGCCAGAAACTGCTGCTTACCTTCAATGCCGGCTCTTCAACGGTAAAGATCGGCATTTTCGACCGCGAGGCCGGCTTCGCCAGGCGCATCGGCAAGGGCGTCATCGACTTCCGCGCCGAGCCGTTGACCTTCCACCTGATCGAAGGCCCGGCCATCTTCGACGTACCGCTGGTGGCTAAGACCGACGACCTGCTGCACGACGTGCTGGAAGAGGTCTTCGACTGGCTTGCCGAACATTACGATCTAAATGCCGTGTCCGCCGTTGGCCACCGCGTCGTGCATGGCGGCGACCTGTTTGACGACGCGGTAAAGGTCGACGAAGAGAGCCTAGCAGGCATCGAAAGCCTCGTGACGCTCGCTCCGCTGCACCAGCCGCAGAACCTGCGCCTGATCAGGGCGATTGCGGAGCTGAAGCCCGGCCTGCCACAGACCGCCTCGTTCGACACCGCCTTTCACCGCACCCAGCCCGATGTCGTCAGACGCTTCGCCATCCCGCGCGACTGGTTCGACAAGGGCGTGAAGCGCTACGGCTTTCACGGACTGTCCTACACCTATATCGCCCGCGCCCTGAAAACATTGGAACCAGAAACCGCCGGAGGCCGCGCAATCGTTGCCCATCTTGGTTCCGGCGCCAGCCTTTGCGCGCTTGACCATGGCGTGAGCCGCGACACCTCCATGGGCTTTTCCACCATCGACGGCGTGCCCATGGCGACCCGCTCCGGTGCCATCGATCCCGGCGTGTTCTTCCATCTCGTCGAGGCGCATGGTCTGAGCGTGAAAGCGGTCGAGGACATGATCTACAAGCAGTCCGGCCTGCTGGGCTTGTCCGGCATCAGCGCCGACAGCCGCGTCCTGCTGGAGACACCCTCGAAGGAAGCCTGCGAGGCGCTCGATGTGTTCACGTTCCGCATCGCCGGAGAAGTGGCGCGGCTCGCCGCCTCGCTCGGTGGCCTCGAGACCCTCGTCTTCACGGCCGGGATCGGCGAGAACCAGCCTGCCATCCGCCGCTCGGTGGTCGAGCGGCTGCGTTTCCTGGGCACGCTGCTGGACAGCGATAAAAACGACCGGAACGACGCCGTCATTTCGCCCGAGGAATGCCGGGTGAAGGTCCGCGTCATTGCCACGGACGAGGAGCAGGTGATCGCAGACGACTGTCTGAGGCTCGTCGGCTGA
- a CDS encoding alpha-D-ribose 1-methylphosphonate 5-triphosphate diphosphatase — MLRQTDATGEAQNSAGGNRLILSDARVVTPDHVLHGSVVIEDGRIAEIHEGPSRHREAVDFRGDYLLPGLVDIHTDHFEKHLYPRAHVRWDFIRAALAHDAQIIGGGVTTVFDSLCVGATTDNPERAEILKPMIEALEQAQGAGMFRAEHLVHLRCELTDPVAPQLTAEHIDRQIVRVLSVMEHLPGIRQSRDIEAYVVRACKSTGESPDRVREKIKVLVAEKSHIAAMTRPDIVALARARSIPLMSHDDTDVAHIEAGVAEGVSISEFPCSIEAAEAARHAGMKIVAGAPNLVRGGSQSGNIAVRDLLATRLVDILASDYVPRSMLDAAFMISADPGLDYDLPSAVALVTRSPALAGNLPDRGAIQTGLKADIIRVDLQDGHPFLKSAWRSGHRVA; from the coding sequence ATGCTGAGACAGACGGATGCGACGGGAGAAGCCCAGAATTCGGCTGGCGGCAACCGGCTCATCCTCTCCGACGCCCGTGTCGTCACGCCAGACCATGTGCTGCATGGCTCGGTGGTGATCGAGGATGGCCGCATTGCGGAAATTCACGAAGGACCGTCAAGACATCGGGAAGCGGTTGATTTTCGCGGCGACTATCTCCTGCCCGGCCTCGTCGATATACACACAGACCATTTCGAGAAACATCTCTATCCCCGCGCCCATGTGCGCTGGGATTTCATACGCGCAGCACTTGCCCACGACGCCCAGATCATTGGCGGCGGCGTCACCACCGTTTTCGACAGCCTCTGCGTCGGTGCCACCACCGACAATCCGGAACGCGCCGAGATCCTGAAACCGATGATCGAGGCACTGGAACAGGCGCAAGGCGCTGGCATGTTCAGGGCCGAGCATCTCGTCCACCTGCGCTGTGAACTGACGGACCCGGTGGCGCCGCAACTCACCGCCGAACATATCGACCGGCAGATCGTCCGCGTCCTCTCGGTGATGGAGCATCTGCCCGGCATTCGCCAGAGCCGCGACATCGAGGCCTATGTCGTCAGAGCCTGCAAATCGACCGGCGAAAGCCCAGACCGTGTGCGCGAAAAAATCAAGGTTCTCGTGGCCGAGAAGAGCCATATCGCCGCGATGACCCGGCCTGACATCGTGGCGCTTGCCCGCGCTCGTTCCATACCCCTGATGAGCCACGACGACACCGATGTGGCCCATATCGAAGCGGGCGTGGCCGAAGGCGTCTCGATTTCCGAGTTTCCGTGTTCGATCGAGGCCGCAGAGGCCGCACGCCATGCCGGCATGAAGATCGTGGCCGGCGCGCCGAACCTCGTGAGGGGTGGCTCCCAGTCCGGCAACATCGCCGTGCGCGACTTGTTGGCGACAAGACTCGTCGACATCCTGGCGTCGGATTACGTGCCACGCTCGATGCTCGATGCCGCCTTCATGATTTCAGCCGATCCCGGTCTCGACTATGATCTGCCGAGCGCGGTTGCCCTCGTCACCCGCAGCCCCGCGCTCGCCGGCAATCTCCCGGATCGCGGCGCTATACAGACGGGGCTGAAGGCCGACATCATCCGCGTCGACCTGCAGGACGGTCATCCCTTCTTGAAATCCGCCTGGCGCTCAGGCCATCGCGTCGCCTGA
- a CDS encoding ABC transporter ATP-binding protein, translating to MRLVLAIKDMVVSFDGYRALDSVSVDVEDGASFGIVGESGSGKSTLLRAVAGLNSFSSGILSVNGRLYEGRKRDKEFYRQVQMVFQDPYGSLHPRQTVDRLLREPLTIHGFADAEARIARALDEVGLGAGFRFRFSHQLSGGQRQRIAIARALILEPKVLLLDEPTSALDASIQAEILNLLEQVRKDRGLTFVMVSHDLAVITHMCEHLAVMKSGKIVETLSVEQLRDGDFSTDYTRQLMTASEGFRSV from the coding sequence ATGAGGCTGGTTCTTGCCATCAAAGACATGGTCGTCAGCTTCGACGGCTACCGGGCGCTGGACAGCGTCAGCGTGGACGTGGAAGACGGCGCCTCCTTCGGCATTGTCGGGGAATCCGGCTCGGGGAAGTCGACGCTGCTGCGCGCGGTCGCCGGGCTGAATTCCTTCAGCAGTGGCATCCTGTCGGTCAATGGCAGGCTCTATGAGGGCCGCAAACGGGACAAGGAATTCTATCGCCAGGTGCAGATGGTCTTCCAGGACCCCTATGGTTCGCTGCATCCGCGCCAGACGGTGGACCGGCTGTTGCGCGAGCCGCTGACCATCCATGGCTTTGCCGATGCCGAGGCACGCATTGCACGCGCACTGGACGAAGTGGGTCTTGGCGCCGGCTTCCGCTTCCGTTTCTCGCACCAGCTGTCCGGCGGCCAGCGCCAGCGCATTGCGATTGCCCGTGCGCTGATCCTCGAGCCGAAGGTGCTCTTGCTCGACGAGCCGACTTCGGCGCTCGATGCCTCGATCCAGGCGGAAATCCTCAACCTGCTCGAACAGGTGCGCAAGGATCGCGGGCTTACCTTTGTGATGGTCAGCCACGATCTCGCGGTGATCACCCACATGTGCGAGCATCTGGCTGTGATGAAATCCGGCAAAATCGTCGAAACGCTGAGTGTCGAGCAATTGCGCGACGGCGATTTCTCGACCGATTACACCCGCCAGCTAATGACGGCGAGTGAAGGCTTTCGGAGCGTCTGA
- a CDS encoding ABC transporter ATP-binding protein, whose product MSALLTVDNLRVSFPTRTGLVEAVRGVSFTLGRERLGIVGESGSGKSQTGRAIMGLTSPQARITADRLQFGDTDLLKASPARRRSLRGKQLAMILQDPKYSLNPVMTVGRQIMETLRTHEKVSSSEARKRALAMLEAVQIRNPERVFDLYPHEVSGGMGQRVMIAMMLICGPELLIADEPTSALDVTVQLEVLAILDALVRDRGMGLIFISHDLRLVSSFCDRVLVMYAGRVVEEIEATRLREAQHPYTRGLLECLPQIAADRHPLPVLSRQAEWKL is encoded by the coding sequence ATGAGCGCGCTTCTGACGGTAGACAATCTCCGCGTCAGCTTCCCGACCCGCACTGGCCTCGTCGAGGCCGTGCGCGGCGTTTCCTTCACGCTCGGGCGCGAGCGGCTCGGCATCGTCGGCGAATCCGGGTCCGGCAAGTCGCAGACGGGGCGGGCCATCATGGGTCTGACCTCGCCGCAGGCCAGGATCACGGCCGACCGGCTGCAGTTCGGCGACACCGATCTTCTGAAAGCGAGCCCCGCCCGTCGCCGTTCGCTGCGCGGGAAGCAGTTGGCGATGATCCTGCAGGATCCGAAATACTCGTTGAATCCCGTCATGACCGTCGGGCGCCAGATTATGGAAACGCTTCGCACCCATGAAAAGGTGTCGTCCAGCGAGGCGCGCAAACGGGCGCTCGCCATGCTCGAAGCCGTGCAGATTCGCAATCCGGAACGCGTCTTCGATCTCTATCCGCACGAAGTTTCCGGCGGCATGGGGCAGCGCGTGATGATCGCGATGATGCTGATCTGCGGGCCTGAGCTGCTGATCGCCGACGAGCCGACCTCGGCCCTCGATGTGACGGTCCAGCTCGAAGTGCTCGCCATCCTCGATGCGCTCGTCCGGGATCGTGGCATGGGCCTCATCTTCATCAGCCACGACCTGAGATTGGTCTCGTCCTTCTGCGACCGCGTGCTGGTGATGTATGCCGGCCGGGTGGTTGAGGAAATCGAGGCGACGCGCCTTCGCGAGGCGCAACATCCCTATACGAGAGGGCTTCTCGAATGCCTCCCGCAGATCGCCGCCGACCGTCATCCTCTGCCGGTCCTTTCGCGCCAGGCGGAGTGGAAGCTATGA
- a CDS encoding ABC transporter permease, with protein sequence MTTPVSASDQSWKGWLTSDRPQSRLQARCGRAYIIWQRFAENRLALAGLGILLALLFVAAFADVLAPHSPVQGDLRNARLLPPGSAGYLLGTDDQGRDILSRLIHGSRLTLFVVALVAVIAAPVGLIVGTVAGYAGGWVDAVLMRITDIFLAFPKLVLALALVAALGPGIENAVLAIAITSWPPYARIARAETLTFRNSDFIAAVQLMGASPLRIVLSHIVPLCLSSVIVRVTLDMAGIILTAAGLGFLGLGAQPPLPEWGAMIASGRRFILDQWWVAAMPGFAILIVSLGFNLLGDGLRDALDPKEAGQ encoded by the coding sequence ATGACCACACCCGTCTCCGCTTCCGACCAAAGCTGGAAAGGCTGGCTCACCTCCGACCGGCCGCAATCCCGTCTGCAGGCACGTTGTGGCCGGGCCTATATCATCTGGCAGCGCTTTGCCGAAAACCGGCTGGCGCTGGCGGGGCTTGGGATCCTGCTCGCCCTGCTGTTCGTCGCTGCCTTTGCCGACGTGCTGGCGCCGCACTCGCCGGTTCAGGGGGACCTGCGCAATGCCCGCCTTCTGCCCCCCGGCAGCGCCGGTTATCTGCTTGGCACCGACGATCAGGGCCGGGATATTCTCTCGCGCCTGATCCACGGATCACGACTCACCCTCTTCGTCGTGGCGCTTGTCGCGGTCATCGCCGCACCCGTCGGGCTGATCGTCGGCACGGTCGCCGGCTATGCCGGTGGTTGGGTCGATGCCGTGCTGATGCGGATTACTGACATCTTCCTGGCCTTCCCGAAGCTGGTCCTGGCACTGGCACTCGTCGCGGCCCTCGGACCCGGGATCGAGAATGCGGTTCTCGCCATCGCCATCACCTCCTGGCCGCCCTACGCCCGTATCGCGCGGGCCGAGACGCTGACCTTCCGCAACTCGGATTTCATCGCGGCGGTGCAATTGATGGGCGCCTCGCCGCTCCGGATCGTGCTATCGCATATCGTGCCGCTGTGTCTGTCCTCGGTCATCGTGCGCGTGACGCTGGATATGGCCGGCATCATCCTGACGGCTGCAGGCCTCGGCTTCCTTGGTCTGGGCGCACAACCGCCGCTGCCGGAATGGGGTGCCATGATTGCGTCGGGCCGTCGCTTCATTCTCGACCAGTGGTGGGTCGCGGCCATGCCGGGCTTTGCCATCCTCATCGTCTCGCTCGGCTTTAACCTGCTGGGTGACGGGCTGCGCGATGCGCTCGATCCGAAGGAGGCCGGTCAATGA
- a CDS encoding ABC transporter permease yields MTSVDNQVDRRRASQRASAIAIAVGKFLLTVVTTYLGLLAVTFFIGRVVPIDPALAIVGDRAPAHVVERVREQLGLNLPLWQQFIIYVRQALSGDFGVSVLTTNPVMKDIARVFPATIELATVGTIIGAVLGVPLGVLAAVKRGSLADQIVRVVGLIGYSVPIFWLGLLALLLFYAKLNWVAYPGRVDIVYEYSFTPVTGFFLIDAAMQRQWDVLWDLFRHIILPGGLLGYFSMAYISRMTRSFMLNELAQEYIVAARAKGLSETRIIWFHALRNAAVPLVTVIALSYAGLLEGSVLTETIFSWPGLGLYITNSLQNADLNAVLGGTIVIGSVFIGINLLSDILYRTLDPRTRSR; encoded by the coding sequence TTGACCTCCGTGGATAATCAGGTCGACCGGAGGCGCGCGTCGCAGCGCGCCTCCGCGATCGCCATCGCCGTCGGCAAATTTCTGTTGACGGTGGTGACCACCTATCTCGGCCTTCTTGCCGTGACCTTTTTCATCGGCCGCGTCGTGCCGATCGACCCCGCGCTCGCAATCGTTGGAGACCGTGCGCCGGCGCATGTCGTGGAGCGTGTGCGTGAACAGCTCGGGCTCAATCTGCCGCTCTGGCAGCAGTTCATCATCTATGTCCGCCAGGCGCTGTCGGGAGATTTCGGGGTGTCCGTTCTCACCACCAATCCCGTGATGAAGGACATCGCTCGCGTCTTCCCGGCAACCATCGAACTCGCAACGGTCGGCACCATTATCGGGGCCGTGCTTGGCGTGCCACTCGGGGTGCTGGCTGCGGTCAAGCGGGGTTCTCTTGCCGACCAGATCGTGCGCGTCGTCGGGCTGATCGGCTATTCCGTGCCGATCTTCTGGCTCGGCCTTTTGGCGCTGCTGCTCTTCTATGCCAAGCTCAACTGGGTCGCCTATCCCGGCCGCGTCGACATCGTCTACGAATACAGTTTCACGCCCGTCACCGGCTTTTTCCTGATCGATGCGGCCATGCAGCGGCAATGGGATGTGCTTTGGGATCTGTTCCGCCACATCATTCTGCCCGGCGGTCTGCTGGGCTATTTCTCCATGGCCTATATCAGCCGCATGACGCGTTCCTTCATGCTCAACGAACTGGCACAGGAATATATCGTCGCCGCTCGTGCCAAGGGGCTGAGCGAAACGCGGATCATCTGGTTCCATGCGCTGCGCAATGCCGCCGTGCCGCTGGTGACCGTCATCGCGCTGTCCTATGCCGGCCTTCTCGAAGGCTCGGTACTAACAGAGACGATCTTCTCCTGGCCGGGGCTCGGCCTCTACATCACCAATTCGCTACAGAATGCCGACTTGAACGCCGTGCTCGGCGGGACGATCGTGATCGGATCCGTCTTCATCGGCATCAATCTCTTGTCGGATATTCTCTATCGTACGCTGGATCCGAGGACGCGCAGCCGATGA
- a CDS encoding ABC transporter substrate-binding protein yields MTMFDKRLKLLATSAMLVLTVAAAPQAYAATPADTLVQAWAIDDIISLDPGEAFEISTAEVTANTYSKLVALDPADTSKIVSDIAESWDVSEDGLTYTFKLKPNLTFASGNPITAEDVAFSFERVIKLDKSPAFLLTQFGLTGDNVTEKAKAADESTFVLTVDKPYAPSFVLNVLTATVASVVDKKLVMENAKPVTPSEEYKYDTDFGNEFLKTGYAGSGPFKIREWRANEVVVLERNDNYYGEKAKLARVIYRYMKESSGQRLALENGDIDVARNLDPNDFDAVAKKDGIATTSAPKGTLYYFSLNQKNPNLAKPEVIEAFKYLVDYDALGETLIKGIGSIHQTFLPSGQLGALEENPYKLDVAKAKELLAKAGLPDGFTVTMDVRNTQPVTGIAENVQQTLAQAGIKLEIIPGDGKQTLTKYRARQHDIYIGQWGSDYFDPNSNAETFTFNPDNSDEGTNKTLAWRNAWDPKELSAKTAAALLEKDTAKRAAIYEDLQKQVLASGPFVVIFQQTEIAGYSSKVQNYKLGPSFDTNYVNTVSKE; encoded by the coding sequence ATGACAATGTTCGACAAGCGCCTCAAACTTCTGGCGACCAGCGCCATGCTGGTGCTCACGGTCGCGGCAGCGCCGCAGGCCTATGCGGCGACCCCGGCCGACACACTCGTCCAGGCCTGGGCGATCGACGACATCATCTCGCTTGATCCGGGCGAAGCCTTCGAAATCTCGACGGCCGAAGTGACGGCCAACACGTACAGCAAGCTGGTGGCGCTCGATCCGGCCGATACGTCGAAGATCGTCAGCGACATTGCGGAAAGCTGGGATGTTTCCGAGGATGGCCTCACCTATACCTTCAAGCTGAAGCCGAACCTCACCTTCGCGTCGGGCAATCCGATCACCGCCGAAGACGTCGCTTTCTCCTTTGAGCGCGTCATCAAGCTCGACAAGTCGCCTGCCTTCCTGCTCACCCAGTTCGGCCTGACCGGCGACAACGTAACGGAAAAGGCCAAGGCTGCCGACGAGTCCACTTTTGTACTGACCGTCGACAAGCCCTATGCACCGAGCTTCGTTCTCAACGTTCTAACCGCGACGGTCGCCTCCGTCGTCGACAAGAAGCTGGTGATGGAAAATGCCAAGCCGGTCACGCCGAGCGAGGAATACAAATACGACACCGATTTCGGCAACGAGTTCCTGAAGACCGGCTATGCCGGCTCCGGCCCGTTCAAGATCCGCGAATGGCGCGCCAATGAAGTGGTGGTGCTGGAGCGCAACGACAACTACTATGGCGAAAAGGCCAAGCTCGCGCGCGTCATCTATCGCTACATGAAGGAAAGCTCCGGCCAGCGCCTGGCGCTTGAAAACGGTGACATCGACGTCGCGCGCAACCTCGACCCGAACGATTTCGACGCCGTTGCCAAGAAGGACGGCATTGCCACCACGTCGGCCCCGAAGGGTACGCTCTACTATTTCAGCCTCAACCAGAAGAACCCGAACCTCGCCAAGCCCGAGGTCATCGAGGCCTTCAAGTACCTCGTTGACTATGACGCGCTGGGTGAGACCCTGATCAAGGGCATCGGCTCGATCCACCAGACCTTCCTGCCGTCCGGCCAGCTCGGCGCGCTCGAAGAGAACCCCTACAAGCTCGACGTTGCCAAGGCGAAGGAACTGCTGGCCAAGGCCGGTCTGCCTGACGGCTTCACCGTCACCATGGACGTGCGCAACACGCAGCCCGTGACCGGTATTGCCGAAAACGTCCAGCAGACGCTCGCCCAGGCCGGCATCAAGCTGGAAATCATCCCGGGCGACGGCAAGCAGACGCTGACCAAGTATCGTGCGCGCCAGCATGACATCTATATCGGCCAGTGGGGATCGGACTATTTCGACCCGAATTCGAACGCCGAGACCTTCACCTTCAATCCTGACAACTCCGACGAGGGCACCAACAAGACGCTCGCCTGGCGCAATGCCTGGGACCCGAAGGAACTGTCGGCCAAGACGGCGGCTGCGTTGCTCGAAAAGGACACCGCCAAGCGTGCGGCCATCTATGAAGACCTGCAGAAGCAGGTACTCGCTTCCGGCCCATTCGTGGTGATCTTCCAGCAGACGGAAATTGCCGGCTATTCGAGCAAGGTGCAGAACTACAAGCTCGGCCCGAGCTTCGACACCAACTATGTCAACACGGTCTCCAAGGAATAG
- a CDS encoding dipeptidase, translated as MDLIFDGHNDVLLRLWRGRKDGTDPVREFINGTSSGHIDGPRAKRGGLGGGLCAVYVPSPHDFVLKEPDANGHYTTPLDPPLERPFSLDIALEMISIAHQLDQARAWTLCQSTTQIRQVMADGGFAAVLHMEGCEAIDANLDALEVFYAAGLRSLGPVWSRHNIFGHGVPFAFPSSPDTGPGLTDLGRELVRRCNKLGILIDLAHITEQGFWDVTKLSDQPLIASHSNVHALTPVARNLTDKQLDAIRESRGLVGLNYAVTMLRPDGRDNADTPLSLMVRHIDYLVERMGIDCVALGSDFDGATIPAAIADAAGNQRLVEALRTAGYSADDLRKICRDNWLRVLASAWHE; from the coding sequence ATGGACTTGATCTTCGATGGCCACAACGACGTTCTCCTTCGCCTCTGGCGCGGGCGAAAGGACGGCACGGATCCGGTCCGCGAATTCATCAACGGCACCAGCAGTGGCCACATCGACGGCCCGCGTGCCAAGCGTGGCGGATTGGGCGGCGGCCTCTGCGCCGTCTACGTTCCATCGCCGCATGATTTCGTCCTGAAAGAGCCGGATGCGAACGGCCATTATACAACGCCGCTCGATCCGCCACTGGAACGCCCGTTCTCGCTCGACATCGCGCTGGAGATGATCTCCATCGCGCATCAGCTGGATCAGGCGCGGGCATGGACGTTGTGCCAGAGCACCACCCAGATCCGCCAGGTCATGGCCGATGGTGGGTTTGCTGCCGTTCTGCATATGGAAGGTTGCGAGGCGATTGACGCCAATCTCGATGCGCTTGAGGTCTTTTACGCGGCGGGCCTGCGCTCCCTCGGTCCCGTCTGGAGTCGTCACAACATCTTCGGCCACGGCGTGCCCTTCGCCTTTCCGAGTTCGCCGGATACCGGCCCCGGTCTCACCGATCTCGGTCGCGAACTGGTTCGCCGCTGCAACAAGCTCGGCATCCTGATCGATCTCGCGCATATCACCGAACAGGGCTTCTGGGACGTGACCAAGCTCAGTGACCAGCCGCTGATTGCCAGCCATTCCAACGTGCACGCGCTGACCCCAGTTGCCCGCAACCTGACCGACAAGCAGCTCGACGCGATCCGTGAAAGCCGCGGTCTCGTGGGGCTGAACTACGCCGTTACCATGCTGCGGCCCGATGGGCGCGACAACGCCGACACGCCGCTCTCGCTGATGGTCCGGCACATTGATTATCTGGTCGAGCGCATGGGGATCGATTGTGTGGCTCTGGGCTCTGATTTCGATGGCGCCACGATCCCGGCTGCCATTGCGGATGCCGCCGGCAACCAGCGTCTGGTCGAAGCGCTCCGGACTGCGGGCTACAGTGCCGACGACCTGCGCAAGATCTGCCGCGACAACTGGCTGCGCGTGCTGGCTTCCGCCTGGCACGAATAA